A genomic segment from Roseibium algicola encodes:
- a CDS encoding efflux RND transporter permease subunit translates to MSAFFIDRPIFAWVIAIVTMLAGALAITTLSVSQYPQIAPTTVNISANYPGADAATVENSITKVIEQGMSGIDYLDYMTATSSNSGSAQISLTFSSKADPDVAQMQVQNKLQLVSSQLPQIVQNTGITVTKSTSGFLMVLGFVSTDGRLTSTDIADYVDNTLNDTLKRVEGVGETRLFGSGYAMRIWLDPTKLLKYNLMPSDVSSAIQAQNTQVSAGQLGGLPQAEGQQLNATITASSRLQTAQQFRDIILKSSEDGSVVRLNDVARVEVANESYSTSAFYNGMPASGLAVSLATGANAIDTAQRVRDTIDRLSSTLPAGVDVVYPYDTTPFVKLSIEKVVHTLLEAVVLVFLVMYLFLQNLRATIIPTLAVPVVLLGTFGVLALFGYSINTLTMFAMVLAIGLLVDDAIVVVENVERVMAEEGLPPREATRKSMNEITGALIGIAVVLSAVFVPMAFFGGSVGIIYRQFSITIVSAMVLSVFVALILTPALCATMLKQGDHGHKRGPFAWFNRGFDASANGYRAANGGILKRGKRFLVLFIAIGVAMGWMFNRLPSSFLPQEDQGILIAMVNLPVGATQGRTLTVLDKVRTHFMENEPDAVDSVFTVAGFGFGGQGQNVGLAFIRMKDFTEREDPRLAAQAVAGRAMGAFSQFKDARVFALAPPAIQGMGNTNGFSFYLQDINGAGHDRLMEVRNQLLGMAAQSGKLAATRPNGQEDQPQFKVDIDTQKARLLDLGIPDINDTLSIAWGSDYVNDFMDRGRIKPVYVQADAPFRMQPSDLDLWHVRNSNGDMVPFSAFASSRWTYGSPRLERFNGASAVELQGQAAPGISSGDAMAEIDALVAQLPAGFVHEWTGLSYQERLSGDQAASLYAISILIVFLCLAALYESWSIPFAVMLSVPIGVFGALAAALIFGQTNDVYFKVGLLTTIGLAAKNAILIVEFAIEQQRQGKDLLQATLDAARQRLRPILMTSFAFILGVTPLAIATGAGSGAQNSIGIGVMGGMIASTVLGIFFVPLLFVTVRRIFSRKQTNEAAPDTSGSKAH, encoded by the coding sequence ATGTCAGCTTTCTTCATCGACAGGCCGATCTTTGCCTGGGTCATTGCCATTGTCACGATGCTGGCAGGCGCACTGGCCATCACGACGCTTTCCGTTTCGCAATATCCGCAAATTGCACCGACCACCGTCAACATCAGCGCCAATTATCCGGGCGCCGATGCGGCAACGGTCGAGAACTCGATTACCAAGGTGATCGAACAGGGCATGTCCGGGATCGATTACCTGGACTACATGACCGCGACGTCTTCGAACTCCGGTTCAGCCCAGATCTCGCTGACGTTCTCCTCCAAGGCGGATCCGGACGTTGCCCAGATGCAGGTGCAGAACAAGCTGCAGCTCGTTTCCAGCCAGCTGCCGCAGATCGTCCAGAACACCGGCATCACCGTCACCAAGTCGACTTCCGGCTTCCTGATGGTGCTCGGCTTCGTTTCGACGGACGGACGCCTGACCTCCACCGACATTGCCGACTATGTCGACAACACGCTCAACGACACGCTGAAACGCGTCGAGGGCGTCGGTGAAACCCGGCTGTTCGGCTCCGGCTATGCCATGCGCATCTGGCTCGACCCGACGAAACTACTGAAATACAACCTGATGCCGAGCGATGTCAGTTCCGCAATCCAGGCCCAGAACACCCAGGTTTCCGCCGGCCAGCTTGGCGGTCTGCCGCAGGCCGAGGGTCAGCAGCTCAACGCGACCATCACCGCCTCCAGCCGCCTGCAGACTGCACAGCAGTTCCGCGACATCATTCTGAAGAGCTCCGAAGACGGCTCTGTCGTTCGCCTCAACGATGTCGCCCGGGTGGAAGTTGCCAACGAAAGCTACAGCACCTCTGCCTTCTACAACGGCATGCCGGCGTCCGGCCTTGCGGTCTCGCTTGCGACCGGTGCAAACGCCATCGACACCGCCCAACGGGTACGCGACACCATCGACCGGCTCTCCTCGACGCTGCCTGCCGGGGTCGATGTGGTCTATCCCTATGACACCACCCCCTTCGTGAAGCTCTCCATCGAGAAGGTGGTCCACACACTGCTGGAAGCAGTCGTGCTGGTGTTCCTGGTGATGTATCTCTTCCTGCAGAACCTGCGCGCGACCATCATTCCGACACTTGCCGTGCCAGTGGTTCTGCTGGGCACCTTCGGGGTGCTTGCGCTGTTCGGCTATTCGATCAACACGCTAACGATGTTCGCCATGGTGCTCGCCATCGGGCTATTGGTGGATGACGCCATCGTCGTGGTGGAAAACGTCGAACGCGTGATGGCGGAGGAAGGTTTGCCACCACGCGAGGCAACCCGCAAATCCATGAACGAGATCACCGGCGCCTTGATCGGCATTGCGGTGGTGCTGTCCGCCGTCTTCGTGCCGATGGCGTTTTTCGGCGGCTCCGTCGGGATCATTTACCGCCAGTTCTCGATCACCATCGTTTCGGCCATGGTGCTGTCGGTATTCGTTGCGCTCATCCTGACGCCTGCGCTGTGCGCCACCATGCTGAAGCAGGGTGACCACGGCCACAAGCGTGGTCCCTTCGCCTGGTTCAACAGGGGTTTCGACGCAAGTGCAAACGGCTACAGGGCGGCAAATGGCGGCATCCTGAAACGCGGCAAGCGCTTCCTTGTGCTGTTCATCGCAATCGGCGTTGCCATGGGCTGGATGTTCAATCGCCTGCCAAGCTCCTTCCTGCCGCAGGAAGACCAGGGCATTCTGATTGCCATGGTCAACCTGCCCGTTGGCGCGACCCAGGGCCGGACACTGACCGTGCTCGACAAGGTACGCACCCACTTCATGGAGAACGAGCCGGATGCGGTCGACAGCGTCTTCACCGTCGCCGGCTTCGGTTTCGGCGGCCAGGGACAGAATGTCGGCCTCGCCTTCATCCGCATGAAGGACTTCACCGAGCGCGAAGACCCGCGACTTGCCGCTCAGGCAGTTGCAGGCCGTGCCATGGGAGCCTTCTCGCAGTTCAAGGACGCTCGTGTGTTCGCCCTTGCCCCGCCTGCCATTCAGGGTATGGGCAACACCAACGGCTTTTCGTTCTATCTGCAGGACATCAATGGCGCTGGTCATGACCGGCTGATGGAGGTTCGCAACCAGTTGCTGGGCATGGCGGCACAATCCGGCAAACTGGCGGCGACACGGCCCAACGGCCAGGAAGACCAGCCGCAGTTCAAGGTCGACATCGACACGCAGAAAGCGCGCCTGCTCGACCTCGGCATCCCGGACATCAACGACACCCTGTCGATTGCCTGGGGGTCCGACTACGTCAACGACTTCATGGACCGTGGCCGCATCAAGCCGGTCTATGTGCAGGCCGATGCCCCGTTCCGCATGCAGCCATCCGATCTGGATCTGTGGCACGTGCGCAATTCCAATGGCGACATGGTGCCCTTCAGCGCTTTCGCCTCATCGCGCTGGACCTATGGTTCCCCGCGGCTCGAGCGCTTCAACGGCGCGTCGGCTGTGGAACTGCAGGGCCAGGCGGCTCCCGGCATCAGCTCGGGTGACGCGATGGCGGAAATCGATGCGCTCGTGGCCCAGCTTCCGGCAGGCTTCGTTCATGAATGGACCGGCCTTTCCTATCAGGAACGGCTTTCGGGCGATCAGGCCGCATCGCTTTATGCGATCTCGATCCTGATCGTGTTCCTGTGCCTTGCCGCCCTTTATGAAAGCTGGTCGATCCCTTTCGCGGTGATGCTGTCGGTCCCGATCGGCGTCTTCGGCGCCCTGGCGGCGGCCCTGATTTTCGGGCAAACCAACGACGTCTACTTCAAGGTCGGCCTGCTGACGACCATCGGCTTGGCGGCGAAAAATGCCATCCTGATCGTGGAGTTCGCCATCGAACAACAACGCCAGGGCAAGGACCTGCTGCAGGCGACACTGGACGCCGCTCGCCAGCGGCTTCGGCCGATCCTGATGACGTCCTTCGCCTTCATCCTGGGTGTGACGCCACTGGCGATTGCCACCGGGGCAGGTTCGGGTGCGCAGAACTCCATCGGCATCGGCGTCATGGGCGGCATGATCGCCTCCACCGTGCTCGGCATCTTCTTCGTGCCGCTTCTGTTCGTCACCGTGCGGCGCATCTTCAGTCGCAAGCAGACCAACGAAGCAGCCCCCGACACTTCAGGCAGCAAAGCCCATTGA
- a CDS encoding efflux RND transporter periplasmic adaptor subunit encodes MTCTPLGSSTAYLCSTKKPFRAFLIAFLISTSLGSGIAQAQQMRGAAPKPEVGVVELEPESVAITAKLSGRIAASLDAEVRPEVGGIIKERLFKEGTEVTAGDVLYRIEDDLYKAAHDSAQAALQKAEAALPSAQTKVERYEELITQNAVAKQELDDAKAALAQAKADIASAKASVQTARINLDNTVIKAPISGRIEASTLNVGALVTASQSAPLTIIRQLDPINVDVTQSSTNLLKLRKAVREGRIKLSGDNVQVRLLLETGEEYSETGKLEFSEAHVDPTTGTYTLRAEFPNPDRLLLPGMYVQAIVEEGIAQNSFLVPQRAVSRNARGEPTALFLDQDGKVEERVLRVEGDIGNNWLVNEGISEGDRVIVEGSLFVRAGQEATGTLVTIDEATGEVESRGEAVSNTSETSN; translated from the coding sequence ATGACGTGTACCCCTCTCGGTTCGAGCACTGCGTACCTGTGCTCTACGAAGAAGCCGTTCCGTGCTTTTCTCATCGCTTTCCTGATTTCCACCAGCCTGGGGTCCGGCATTGCTCAGGCCCAGCAGATGCGAGGCGCCGCACCCAAACCGGAAGTCGGCGTTGTCGAACTTGAGCCCGAGTCGGTCGCGATCACGGCCAAGCTTTCGGGCAGGATCGCAGCGTCCCTCGATGCGGAAGTCCGGCCCGAGGTCGGCGGCATCATCAAGGAACGCCTGTTCAAGGAAGGCACGGAGGTCACCGCCGGTGACGTGCTCTACCGGATCGAGGACGATCTCTACAAGGCAGCACACGACAGTGCCCAGGCTGCTCTCCAGAAAGCGGAAGCTGCCCTGCCGAGCGCCCAGACCAAGGTTGAGCGCTACGAGGAACTGATTACGCAGAACGCCGTCGCCAAGCAGGAGCTGGACGACGCCAAGGCGGCGCTCGCCCAGGCAAAGGCGGACATCGCCTCCGCAAAGGCCAGCGTGCAGACTGCGAGGATCAATCTCGACAACACCGTCATCAAGGCACCGATTTCGGGCCGCATCGAAGCCTCGACGCTGAACGTCGGCGCATTGGTGACCGCCAGCCAGTCGGCCCCGCTGACCATCATCCGTCAGCTTGACCCGATCAATGTCGACGTCACCCAGTCGAGCACCAACCTGCTGAAGCTGCGAAAGGCCGTGCGGGAAGGCCGGATCAAGTTGTCCGGTGACAACGTGCAGGTGCGCCTGCTGCTGGAAACCGGAGAGGAATACTCCGAAACCGGCAAGCTGGAATTTTCGGAAGCCCACGTTGACCCGACAACCGGCACCTACACGCTGCGCGCCGAATTCCCGAACCCCGATCGTTTGCTCCTGCCGGGCATGTACGTCCAGGCGATCGTCGAGGAGGGCATTGCACAGAACTCGTTCCTCGTGCCGCAGCGCGCCGTATCGCGCAACGCCAGGGGCGAACCGACGGCATTGTTCCTCGACCAGGACGGCAAGGTGGAAGAGCGCGTCCTGAGGGTCGAAGGCGACATCGGCAACAACTGGCTGGTCAACGAAGGTATCTCGGAGGGAGACCGGGTCATCGTTGAAGGCTCGCTGTTCGTGCGGGCCGGCCAGGAGGCAACAGGCACTCTGGTGACCATTGACGAAGCGACGGGGGAGGTGGAAAGCCGCGGTGAGGCGGTGTCGAACACAAGTGAGACTTCCAACTGA
- a CDS encoding TetR/AcrR family transcriptional regulator — protein MSSSRTKIVQTGSCPGGLDDCNEQRQRGRQKVHDEATLKARVVEVAFGTFQKHSYNGTTMALVAKNAGISKRTLYELFPSKIELFAELAIRHRANLLDVPAGRKAETLEEALRAVFKVDQSDEKHNQQAAEMRLFYVEAVANEELGMLLRKHCGSELHDVVTAWVEDEVAKGRIVVQSSRDTAKYLLDVLIAARLFRPKTPDMITGLSDIRTYLNHTIQLILNGLLPR, from the coding sequence ATGAGCTCTTCAAGAACAAAAATTGTGCAAACGGGTTCCTGTCCAGGCGGACTTGATGACTGTAACGAGCAGCGGCAACGCGGACGGCAGAAGGTCCATGACGAGGCGACGCTGAAGGCGCGCGTTGTCGAGGTCGCCTTCGGCACGTTCCAGAAACATTCCTACAACGGCACGACCATGGCACTGGTCGCCAAGAATGCCGGGATTTCCAAGCGGACGCTTTACGAGCTGTTTCCTTCGAAAATCGAGCTCTTCGCGGAACTCGCGATACGCCACCGTGCCAATCTTCTTGATGTTCCGGCAGGCCGAAAGGCCGAAACCCTTGAAGAAGCCCTGAGGGCGGTCTTCAAGGTTGACCAGAGCGATGAAAAACACAATCAGCAGGCTGCCGAAATGCGTCTGTTCTATGTGGAGGCGGTCGCGAACGAAGAGCTGGGCATGCTTTTGAGGAAACACTGCGGCAGCGAACTGCATGATGTGGTGACTGCCTGGGTGGAGGACGAGGTCGCAAAAGGCCGGATCGTGGTCCAGTCTTCGCGCGACACGGCAAAGTATCTTCTGGATGTCCTCATTGCGGCTCGGCTGTTCCGCCCGAAGACACCCGACATGATCACGGGCCTGTCGGATATTCGCACCTACCTCAATCACACGATCCAGCTCATCCTGAACGGCCTGCTGCCACGCTGA
- a CDS encoding patatin-like phospholipase family protein has protein sequence MKHTVSHSAKGARRTRVNLALQGGGAHGAFTWGVLDRLLEEETLEINALSGTSAGAMNAAALLTGLMKGGREEARTSLEGFWKTVSKRSRFTPFNMTTSRAVLGGLGIDFESLPFLFGAGMNFLSPYDLNPAGFNPLREIIDETIDIDAIARSAIPLHVTATHVGSGEARIFSNGAVSTDVLLASACLPSLFHAVEIDGEHYWDGGYTGNPSLMPLVLEPGDADLLLVQTSPTERAALPQDAQQIAAREKEISFNAPLIKELRLLAELQHQAGAGTQSPRQGFLPSLTGLNANRAASPASNPVANLRIHRIAGAGMNGRSGQSKLNSTWPFLEELREEGRTAADEFLEKNRAELGQRSTLDLGHWLQRADPAPLRKAKAS, from the coding sequence TTGAAACATACTGTTTCACATAGCGCCAAAGGAGCGCGCAGGACACGTGTGAACCTGGCGCTCCAGGGTGGCGGTGCCCATGGCGCCTTCACCTGGGGCGTATTGGACCGTCTCCTGGAGGAAGAGACACTCGAGATCAACGCCCTTTCGGGCACATCCGCCGGCGCGATGAATGCGGCGGCTCTGCTGACCGGCCTTATGAAAGGCGGGCGCGAAGAAGCGCGAACGTCACTGGAGGGCTTCTGGAAAACGGTTTCCAAACGAAGCCGGTTTACCCCCTTCAACATGACGACATCGAGAGCTGTGCTCGGTGGATTGGGAATAGATTTCGAAAGCCTGCCGTTTCTCTTCGGCGCGGGAATGAACTTCCTGTCGCCCTACGATCTCAACCCGGCAGGCTTCAACCCTTTACGGGAAATCATAGACGAAACGATCGACATCGACGCCATTGCCCGCTCGGCCATACCGCTGCATGTGACTGCGACCCATGTCGGTTCGGGTGAAGCCCGCATCTTTTCCAACGGCGCCGTCAGTACCGATGTGCTTCTGGCATCCGCCTGTCTCCCGTCCCTCTTTCACGCGGTCGAAATCGACGGCGAGCATTACTGGGACGGCGGCTATACCGGCAACCCCAGCCTGATGCCTCTGGTTCTGGAGCCGGGTGATGCGGATCTGTTGCTGGTCCAGACGAGCCCCACCGAACGAGCTGCCCTGCCGCAGGATGCCCAGCAGATCGCCGCGCGCGAAAAGGAGATCTCCTTCAATGCGCCTTTGATCAAGGAACTGCGGTTGCTGGCGGAATTGCAACATCAAGCTGGCGCTGGCACACAGTCGCCCCGGCAAGGTTTCCTGCCGAGCCTGACAGGCCTCAACGCCAATCGTGCCGCGAGCCCGGCTTCCAATCCGGTCGCCAACCTGCGAATCCACCGGATTGCAGGTGCCGGCATGAATGGCCGCAGCGGTCAATCCAAACTCAACTCCACCTGGCCGTTCCTGGAGGAACTGCGCGAGGAAGGCCGCACTGCTGCCGATGAGTTTCTTGAAAAGAACCGTGCAGAACTTGGTCAGCGGTCGACGCTGGATCTCGGCCACTGGCTGCAAAGAGCCGATCCCGCCCCTCTTCGCAAGGCCAAGGCATCCTGA